In Tubulanus polymorphus chromosome 2, tnTubPoly1.2, whole genome shotgun sequence, a single window of DNA contains:
- the LOC141898703 gene encoding E3 ubiquitin-protein ligase Bre1-like, whose protein sequence is MATKRTHSDATGSSESSSDHPPVKKAAKYLDEFKIGPVSTMEEMDMKVLAFQNKKLCERLEQRRKAEAELRQRIEQLEKRQATDDAVLCIVNRYWNQLDEDIRILLHRFDAETVGDDTNGTTILNVTQATTSFLAQLSSWDKQEIEDKLHQRVEFSKRSVGKLIQAYDRLLQRNEKLRRVVLGDDNKKQDEASGGDEDKEGEHENEKNGEANDNVAEGEEKEDHEKEVSDETPEEMKDNENELHLQLPDLMKVELRELQQENTRLNDLVTDLHKSHHEASLKYKDLQDKLAAAETEIAELKNKMEDDDFELQVSKERCEKLSLAYTEVQNKLLAQRESTTVYQIDGSSSSTLEGVSKYKFNQLVGELEETREQTASRLNELEKLQKEHQESVKEVERLQLELQQLPEKVIVDTTEYKCLQSKFSVLYNESMQMKQQLEETRTTLQNSKNAHLRQIEQMEGDELACQKKLRTEVIQLEDNLAQVRKEYEMLRIEFEQTLAANEQTGPINREMRHLITSLQNHNHQLKGEVNRYKRKLREAQTDIAKFKAELNLHDGVKHEVKSELDEPVAVKTEDVPEIKKEPVEVHVKLEPEDDYNRCEEKKDIEHEIKKRERHGSEKHREEKKHREREMKADPEIIKDLKAQLKKSQDSQKEMKLLLDMYKSAPKEQRDKVMLMANEKKARQEIDDLKAHIRKLQENERKEKRKLADDDAIRKIKKHEETIDELQKNLKAQKQEEDAMLNEMEVTGQAFEDMQEQNVRLLQQLREKDDANFKLMSERIKFNQIHKLLREEKEVLGEQVGTLQAQVEAQMQVVRQLEEKERILQNNLSTVEKELSLRQQALEMHKRKSIEGGQTVNDLQMHLDKYTAQLKDAQMGVAEKAAALEKEMFKQKRMQEEIASLKKKLDRMKKIELAGTADEVLLEEIKEYKEQLTCPSCKVKKKDAILTKCFHVFCLECLRTRYETRQRKCPKCNAGFGANDFHRVYLS, encoded by the exons ATGGCGACGAAAAGAACTCACAGTGATGCCACTGGTTCATCGGAATCATCATCTGATCATCCTCCCGTCAAGAAAGCTGCCAAATACTTAGATGAATTTAAGATCGGACCTGTGTCTACGATG GAAGAAATGGACATGAAAGTTTTGGCGTTTCAAAACAAGAAACTGTGCGAGCGTTTGGAGCAGCGCCGTAAGGCGGAGGCAGAACTGAGGCAACGCATTGAACAGCTAGAAAAACGCCAGGCAACTGATGATGCTGTGCTGTGTATTGTAAATCGATACTGGAATCAG ctGGATGAAGACATAAGAATACTATTGCACAGATTTGATGCAGAGACGGTTGGTGATGACACTAATGGAACCACTATACTGA ATGTCACGCAGGCAACCACGTCTTTTTTGGCTCAGCTGTCATCGTGGGATAAACAGGAAATTGAAGATAAACTTCATCAACGAGTCGAATTTTCAAAGCGATCCGTCGGAAAACTCATACAGGCTTACGATAG ATTGTTGCAACGGAACGAGAAGTTGCGCCGCGTCGTACTCGGCGACGACAACAAAAAACAAGACGAGGCAAGCGGCGGCGATGAGGACAAGGAAGGTGagcatgaaaatgagaagaacggTGAAGCCAATGACAACGTCGCCGAAG GTGAAGAAAAGGAGGACCATGAGAAGGAAGTGAGCGATGAAACGCCGGAAGAAATGAAAGATAATGAGAACGAATTGCATTTACAGTTACCCGATCTAATGAAGGTCGAACTGCGAGAACTTCAACAAGAGAACACGCGCTTGAACGACTTGGTCACTGATTTGCACAAAAGTCACCACGAGGCATCGTTAAAG TATAAAGATCTCCAAGATAAACTCGCGGCTGCCGAGACTGAGATAGCCGAgttgaaaaacaaaatggaaGATGACGATTTCGAACTTCAAGTTTCGAAGGAACGCTGCGAGAAGCTCTCGCTCGCTTATACCGAGGTCCAGAATAAACTGTTAGCGCAGAGAGAATCGACCACTGTGTATCAGATCGATGGTAGCTCAAGTTCGACGTTAGAAGGCGTTTCCAAGTATAAG TTCAATCAACTGGTGGGTGAATTAGAGGAGACGAGAGAACAGACAGCATCGCGACTTAATGAACTCGAAAAACTACAAAAAGAACATCAAGAATCCGTAAAAGAGGTTGAACGACTACAATTAGAG ctcCAACAGTTGCCGGAGAAAGTGATTGTGGATACAACTGAATACAAGTGTCTTCAGTCAAAGTTTTCAGTATTGTACAACGAATCGATGCAGATGAAACAACAACTGGAGGAAACGAGGACCACTTTACAGAACAGTAAAAATGCTCATCTACGACAAATTGAGCAGATGGAG GGCGATGAACTTGCTTGTCAGAAGAAGCTGAGAACCGAGGTCATTCAACTCGAAGATAATTTGGCTCAAGTCCGCAAAGAATACGAGATGTTACGAATTGAATTCGAACAAACCTTAGCAGCAAATGAGCAAACAG GTCCCATTAATCGTGAGATGAGACATTTgataaccagtttacagaatCACAACCATCAGTTGAAAGGTGAAGTTAATCGATACAAGCGGAAATTACGCGAAGCACAAACCGATATCGCTAAG TTCAAAGCCGAGTTAAATCTTCACGACGGCGTAAAACACGAAGTGAAAAGCGAATTGGACGAGCCGGTCGCTGTAAAAACTGAGGACGTACCCGAGATCAAGAAAGAGCCGGTGGAAGTACACGTGAAACTCGAACCGGAAGACGACTACAATCGATGCGAGGAGAAGAAAGACATCGAACACGAAATCAAGAAACGCGAACGCCACGGCTCGGAGAAGCATCGAGAGGAGAAAAAACACCGCGAACGGGAAATGAAAGCCGATCCAGAAATAATCAAAGATCTCAAAGCGCAGCTTAA AAAATCGCAAGATAGTCAAAAGGAGATGAAATTGTTATTAGACATGTATAAAAGTGCACCGAAAGAACAACGTGATAAGGTTATG TTGATGGCGAACGAGAAGAAAGCTCGTCAGGAGATCGACGACTTGAAGGCTCATATACGAAAATTGCAGGAGAATGAACGTAAAGAGAAGCGCAAGCTAGCGGACGACGACGCGatcagaaaaattaaaaaacacgAAGAAACTATCGATGAACTACAGAAAAATCTGAAGGCACAAAAACAG GAAGAAGACGCCATGCTCAATGAAATGGAGGTCACTGGACAGGCATTCGAAGATATGCAGGAACAGAACGTCAGACTCTTGCAGCAACTTCGAGAAAAAGACGACGCCAACTTTAAACTTATGTCTGAG agaatcaaattcaatcagATACACAAGTTATTGCGAGAAGAAAAAGAAGTTCTCGGCGAACAAGTTGGCACGTTACAGGCGCAGGTCGAAGCTCAGATGCAAGTCGTTCGTCAGCTCGAAGAGAAAGAACgcattttacaaaataacttaTCAACAGTTGAAAAGGAACTTAG tttaagGCAACAAGCATTGGAGATGCATAAACGAAAGTCAATAGAGGGCGGTCAAACAGTAAATGATTTACAAATGCATTTAGATAAATATACAGCTCAGTTAAAGGATGCTCAAATGGGTGTGGCAGAAAAGGCTGCTGCTCTAGAAAAAGAGATGTTCAAACAGAAACGAATGCAG GAAGAAATAGCCagtttgaaaaagaaactggatcgaatgaaaaagattGAATTAGCAGGCACTGCCGATGAGGTACTCCTAGAAGAAATAAAGGAATATAAG GAACAATTGACTTGTCCGTCGTGTAAAGTGAAGAAGAAGGACGCCATATTGACGAAATGCTTTCACGTATTCTGTCTGGAATGTTTGCGCACGCGTTACGAGACTCGACAGCGAAAATGTCCAAAGTGCAATGCCGGTTTCGGAGCTAACGATTTTCACAGGGTTTATCTATCCTaa